One Rhodobacteraceae bacterium M385 genomic region harbors:
- a CDS encoding nitroreductase family protein: MATSLQDLLSARYSDAPETRDIAALRGMSARGSCRDFTDHPVPDALLQTLCAVALASPTKSDLQQRDIILLKSAEGRAKLSQLVSGQAWVENAPMIAIFCGNNRRQRLLHQWHDVPFANDHLDALVNATADAAIALGAFVTAAEAVGLGCCPISAVRNEAQAVSKMLHLPDHVFPFAGLAIGYPSAPPPISKRLPLAVTVHTDRYTEDGLQEAVADYDTTRPYAAQRFPDLFGTSDTYGWSDDKVRQYSQPERADFGAFIRAKGFTLD, encoded by the coding sequence ATGGCCACCTCCCTCCAAGACCTCCTGTCGGCCCGCTATAGCGACGCGCCTGAAACGCGGGATATTGCCGCCTTGCGGGGGATGTCCGCGCGGGGGTCTTGCCGCGACTTCACCGATCACCCGGTGCCCGACGCTTTGTTGCAAACGCTCTGCGCCGTGGCCCTTGCCTCGCCCACCAAAAGCGACCTTCAACAACGCGATATCATTCTGCTGAAATCGGCTGAGGGTCGCGCGAAGCTGTCGCAATTGGTCAGTGGACAGGCCTGGGTGGAGAACGCGCCTATGATCGCGATTTTCTGCGGCAATAACCGCCGCCAACGGCTGCTGCACCAGTGGCACGATGTGCCCTTCGCCAACGACCACCTTGATGCGCTGGTCAATGCCACCGCCGACGCCGCCATTGCGCTGGGCGCTTTCGTGACGGCGGCAGAGGCCGTGGGCCTTGGGTGTTGCCCGATCAGCGCCGTACGAAATGAGGCGCAGGCAGTGTCCAAGATGTTGCACCTGCCCGATCACGTCTTTCCCTTCGCGGGCCTTGCCATCGGCTACCCCTCGGCGCCGCCCCCCATTTCCAAGCGTCTGCCCCTTGCCGTGACCGTCCACACAGATCGCTATACAGAAGACGGGTTGCAAGAGGCGGTAGCAGACTATGACACCACGCGCCCCTATGCCGCGCAACGGTTCCCGGACCTGTTCGGCACGTCAGACACCTACGGCTGGTCCGACGATAAAGTGCGCCAATACAGCCAACCCGAGCGCGCCGATTTCGGGGCGTTCATCCGCGCCAAGGGCTTCACGCTGGACTGA
- a CDS encoding 4Fe-4S dicluster domain-containing protein — translation MTTDVLKVTIERGPDGEDVFEVPAYDSQTVLDVVSWVQQNADPTLSYRFACRVGMCGSCAMMVNGVPRWTCRTHISKVLNGNEVTIGPLRNLPVIKDLAVDMDPFFDKWTAAEGVHHGALTRDDPIAPVDEESAGRVEANAGIECINCSVCYAACDTVAGNKDYLGPAALQRAWTLLNDTKDEGREAILDAVSGSGGCHNCHSMGSCTAYCPNDLDPMSAIAGLKRETARNFFRKGR, via the coding sequence ATGACGACAGATGTGCTGAAAGTCACAATCGAACGCGGGCCGGACGGCGAAGATGTGTTCGAGGTGCCCGCCTATGACAGCCAAACGGTGTTGGATGTTGTATCCTGGGTGCAGCAAAACGCGGACCCGACGCTTAGCTACCGTTTCGCCTGCCGTGTAGGCATGTGCGGGTCTTGCGCGATGATGGTGAACGGCGTGCCACGCTGGACCTGTCGCACCCATATCTCCAAGGTGTTGAACGGCAATGAGGTCACGATTGGGCCGCTGCGCAACTTGCCCGTCATCAAAGACCTTGCCGTGGATATGGACCCGTTCTTTGACAAATGGACCGCCGCAGAGGGCGTGCATCATGGGGCGCTGACCCGAGACGATCCAATCGCCCCTGTGGATGAGGAAAGCGCCGGAAGGGTCGAGGCCAATGCCGGGATCGAATGTATCAACTGCTCGGTCTGCTATGCGGCCTGTGATACGGTGGCGGGCAACAAAGATTACCTTGGGCCTGCGGCATTGCAGAGGGCGTGGACGCTTCTGAATGACACCAAGGACGAAGGGCGAGAGGCTATTTTGGACGCGGTTTCCGGTTCGGGCGGCTGTCACAACTGCCATTCGATGGGGTCGTGTACGGCCTATTGCCCGAACGATCTGGACCCGATGTCGGCGATTGCGGGGCTAAAGCGGGAAACCGCGCGAAACTTCTTCAGGAAGGGGCGCTGA
- a CDS encoding succinate dehydrogenase: MLTLRLYMMQRVTALLMAPLVLGHLAVMIYAIQGGISAEEILGRTQGSVVWFLFYGTFVVAVAIHGAIGLRVLAHEWAGLRGPALEAVMWIIGAGLLALGARAVWAVTFGGAL, from the coding sequence ATGCTGACGCTGAGGCTTTATATGATGCAACGGGTCACGGCGCTTTTGATGGCGCCGCTGGTGTTGGGGCATTTGGCGGTGATGATCTACGCGATCCAGGGCGGGATTTCGGCCGAGGAAATCCTGGGCCGCACCCAAGGGTCAGTCGTGTGGTTCCTGTTCTACGGCACCTTCGTGGTGGCCGTGGCGATCCACGGGGCCATTGGCCTGCGCGTCCTTGCCCATGAATGGGCCGGATTGCGCGGCCCCGCGCTAGAGGCCGTCATGTGGATCATCGGCGCGGGGCTACTTGCCCTTGGCGCCCGTGCCGTGTGGGCCGTAACCTTTGGGGGGGCGCTATGA
- the sdhC gene encoding succinate dehydrogenase, cytochrome b556 subunit, giving the protein MKAVINRAHPLWVAFIIHRLSGLALALFLPVHFWVMAMALTNPARFDAFAEITSVSLVKVAEFGLVFLLAVHMFGGLRLMAMEFLPWSGPQKSLAAGAAAASFFIATLFFMQAI; this is encoded by the coding sequence ATGAAAGCTGTCATCAACCGCGCCCATCCGCTGTGGGTGGCGTTTATCATTCACCGCCTTTCGGGCCTTGCGCTGGCGCTGTTTCTGCCCGTGCATTTCTGGGTGATGGCGATGGCGCTGACCAACCCCGCCCGCTTTGACGCTTTCGCGGAGATTACCAGTGTCAGCCTTGTGAAGGTGGCGGAATTCGGTCTCGTCTTCTTGCTTGCCGTTCACATGTTCGGGGGCCTGCGCCTGATGGCGATGGAGTTCCTGCCGTGGAGCGGGCCACAAAAATCGCTGGCCGCAGGCGCCGCCGCCGCGTCGTTCTTTATCGCAACCCTCTTTTTCATGCAGGCTATCTGA
- a CDS encoding FAD-binding protein, which translates to MRISDIERHDTDILILGTGGAGLFAALHAKQTAPEGTKITIAVKGLIGKCGCTRMVQGGYNVALGGGDTVERHFMDTINGGKWLPNQDMAWRLCEQAVVRIRELENEVGCFFDRNKDGSLHQKAFAGQTADRTVHKGDLTGIEIINRLMEKVLASGVEKLQEHRAVGLIPTKDGSALAGVLMIDMRTGKFRLVRAKTVLMGTGGGPTMYKYHTPSGDKTMDGLAMALRAGLPLRDMEMVQFHPTGLLAGDHTRMTGTVLEEGLRGAGGQLINHSGARFMFDYDGKGERATRDVVSRGIYAEMRKNNNPEQEGVFISMSHLGPDFVRKKFKGMVNRCADSGFDLAAGKVEVVPTAHYFMGGVIVDVDTRTAMEGLYVAGEDAGGAHGSNRLGGNGVANSTVYGGIAGDTMGRDVAGMALREPDEEVLAAEFERAIYPLSRKPDLVLPLRKQLQDLMWEEVGVMRTEAGMKRGLTGIAEVSDALMDVGVDGGNLAFNLTWHDWLNLRSLCDISEVITKAGIERENSRGAHFREDFPEPGAMEDSAFTVASLKDGEVRVENQPVQFTIVRPGETVLPEGAPETLVAAQ; encoded by the coding sequence ATGCGTATTTCGGACATTGAGCGACACGACACCGATATCCTGATCCTCGGCACCGGGGGGGCGGGGCTGTTTGCTGCGCTGCACGCCAAGCAGACCGCGCCCGAGGGCACCAAGATCACCATTGCCGTGAAGGGCCTGATCGGGAAATGCGGCTGCACGCGGATGGTGCAGGGCGGCTATAACGTGGCCCTTGGCGGTGGCGACACGGTCGAGCGGCATTTCATGGACACGATCAATGGCGGCAAATGGCTGCCCAATCAGGACATGGCGTGGCGGCTGTGTGAGCAGGCCGTTGTCCGTATCCGAGAGTTGGAAAACGAGGTCGGCTGCTTCTTTGATCGCAACAAGGACGGCTCGCTGCACCAAAAGGCGTTTGCAGGTCAGACCGCCGACCGGACCGTACACAAGGGCGATCTGACGGGGATCGAGATCATCAACCGCCTGATGGAGAAGGTCCTCGCCAGTGGTGTCGAAAAGCTGCAAGAACACCGGGCCGTGGGGCTGATCCCCACCAAGGACGGCTCGGCGCTGGCGGGCGTGCTGATGATCGACATGCGGACCGGCAAATTCCGGTTGGTGCGGGCCAAGACGGTGCTGATGGGCACCGGTGGCGGGCCAACGATGTATAAGTATCACACGCCCAGCGGCGACAAGACGATGGACGGCCTTGCCATGGCTTTGCGGGCCGGGCTGCCCCTGCGCGATATGGAGATGGTGCAGTTCCACCCGACCGGGCTACTGGCGGGGGACCATACGCGGATGACTGGCACCGTGCTGGAGGAGGGTCTGCGCGGCGCGGGGGGGCAGCTCATAAATCACTCCGGCGCGCGGTTCATGTTTGATTATGACGGCAAGGGCGAACGGGCGACACGCGATGTGGTGTCCCGAGGGATCTATGCCGAAATGCGCAAGAACAATAACCCCGAGCAGGAGGGGGTCTTTATTTCGATGAGCCACCTTGGCCCGGACTTTGTACGCAAGAAGTTCAAAGGCATGGTGAACCGCTGTGCCGACAGTGGCTTTGACCTGGCCGCTGGCAAGGTAGAGGTCGTGCCGACGGCCCATTACTTCATGGGCGGTGTGATTGTGGACGTGGACACGCGCACTGCGATGGAGGGCTTGTACGTGGCCGGAGAGGACGCGGGCGGGGCCCATGGATCTAACCGGTTGGGGGGCAACGGGGTTGCGAACTCTACCGTCTATGGCGGCATCGCGGGCGACACGATGGGCCGTGACGTGGCGGGCATGGCGCTGCGCGAGCCTGACGAAGAGGTCTTGGCCGCAGAGTTCGAGCGGGCAATTTATCCGCTATCGCGCAAGCCGGATCTGGTGCTTCCCCTGCGCAAACAATTGCAGGATTTGATGTGGGAAGAGGTCGGCGTGATGCGGACGGAAGCCGGCATGAAGCGCGGTTTGACGGGGATCGCAGAGGTGTCTGACGCGCTGATGGATGTGGGAGTGGACGGGGGGAACCTGGCGTTCAACCTGACATGGCACGATTGGCTGAACCTGCGGTCGCTCTGCGATATCTCGGAGGTGATTACCAAGGCGGGGATTGAGAGAGAGAATTCCCGCGGGGCGCATTTCCGGGAGGATTTCCCCGAGCCGGGCGCGATGGAAGACAGCGCGTTTACGGTGGCAAGTTTGAAGGACGGGGAGGTTCGCGTGGAAAACCAGCCGGTGCAATTCACCATAGTGCGCCCCGGAGAGACGGTGTTGCCGGAGGGTGCGCCAGAGACATTGGTGGCGGCGCAGTAA
- a CDS encoding fumarate hydratase — MIPIKLIQATAEALMDKAAIEIPQDYLDGLQEAAKTEDGDLSSFVLKAMLDNYEAAKEDRRAMCGDTGVPRWFVKMGNDASVEGGMVGLEAALRRATASATNGVPLRPNRVHPLWRTDHNNNVGIGAPEIEYGFEPAAPGEGADWVDLITVHKGGLFGTDYRMLFPSDGVQGIKRFYLDSLMAFGKRGLACQPAIIGIGLGGSKDVCMNLGKRASTLRVVGSRNSDPRIAEMEDEFKELGNSIGMGAMGFVGKNMVIDCNIEVGYCHTGGMPMSVHAFCLSSRRAVARVYGDGRVEYRTDPDWFTPYQRRETVDWPEAGLEAAE; from the coding sequence GTGATCCCCATTAAGTTGATACAAGCGACGGCTGAGGCCTTGATGGATAAGGCCGCGATCGAGATCCCACAGGATTATCTGGATGGGTTGCAGGAGGCGGCGAAAACCGAAGACGGGGATTTGTCGTCGTTCGTGCTGAAGGCAATGTTGGATAATTACGAGGCCGCCAAGGAGGACCGCCGCGCGATGTGCGGGGATACCGGCGTGCCACGGTGGTTTGTGAAGATGGGCAATGATGCCAGCGTCGAGGGGGGCATGGTGGGGTTGGAGGCCGCGTTGAGGCGCGCCACGGCCAGCGCCACCAATGGCGTGCCGCTGAGGCCTAACAGGGTGCATCCGTTGTGGCGCACGGACCACAACAACAACGTCGGTATCGGGGCGCCTGAGATTGAGTATGGGTTTGAGCCCGCCGCACCGGGAGAGGGGGCCGATTGGGTCGATCTGATTACCGTTCACAAGGGCGGCTTGTTTGGCACCGATTACCGGATGTTGTTCCCGTCTGATGGGGTTCAGGGGATCAAGCGGTTCTATCTGGACAGTCTGATGGCGTTCGGCAAGCGCGGGTTGGCGTGTCAGCCGGCGATCATCGGGATCGGGTTGGGCGGCTCCAAGGATGTGTGCATGAACCTTGGCAAGCGGGCCTCCACCTTGCGGGTGGTTGGTTCGCGCAACTCGGACCCGCGCATTGCGGAGATGGAGGATGAGTTCAAGGAGCTTGGCAACTCCATTGGCATGGGCGCGATGGGGTTTGTGGGCAAGAACATGGTGATCGATTGCAATATCGAGGTGGGTTACTGCCACACCGGGGGCATGCCGATGTCTGTGCATGCGTTCTGTCTGTCGTCACGCCGCGCTGTAGCGAGGGTCTATGGCGATGGGCGGGTAGAGTACCGCACGGACCCCGATTGGTTCACGCCCTATCAGCGGCGGGAAACGGTGGATTGGCCGGAAGCGGGTTTGGAGGCGGCAGAATGA
- a CDS encoding fumarate hydratase C-terminal domain-containing protein, with amino-acid sequence MSLREIILSTTPSDEDIAQLRLGDIVYLSGLMYTAREGVYMRALEDRANIPMELPAQSAANFHCSPAARINPDGSFDMGAVTATASFRFAKWLPEWMEKTGAKLIVGKGGMTSKDYREYFVPNGAVYLSTVGYGTGALLGRGVENVEAVHWNEELGLAQAMWVLKCNKMGPFIVASDMNGDCLFERENAKIAENVARVYEGTRPATLKRYGESDDRTDEVI; translated from the coding sequence ATGAGCCTGCGTGAAATCATCCTATCGACCACCCCCTCGGACGAGGACATTGCCCAGTTGCGGTTGGGCGATATCGTCTACCTTTCCGGCCTGATGTATACGGCGCGCGAAGGCGTTTACATGCGTGCGTTGGAAGACCGCGCCAACATCCCGATGGAACTGCCTGCGCAGAGTGCGGCGAATTTTCATTGCTCTCCGGCGGCGCGGATCAACCCAGACGGTAGTTTCGACATGGGGGCGGTGACGGCCACCGCGTCCTTCCGGTTTGCCAAGTGGTTGCCGGAGTGGATGGAGAAGACCGGCGCGAAGCTGATCGTGGGTAAGGGCGGCATGACGTCGAAGGACTATAGGGAATACTTCGTGCCCAATGGCGCGGTTTACCTTTCGACCGTGGGTTACGGCACCGGCGCTTTGCTCGGGCGCGGGGTGGAGAATGTCGAGGCCGTTCACTGGAACGAGGAGTTGGGTCTGGCGCAGGCGATGTGGGTGTTGAAGTGCAACAAGATGGGGCCGTTTATCGTGGCCTCTGACATGAACGGCGACTGCCTGTTCGAGCGCGAAAACGCCAAGATCGCCGAGAACGTGGCACGGGTGTATGAAGGCACACGGCCTGCGACCCTGAAGCGCTATGGCGAAAGCGATGACCGGACGGATGAGGTTATTTGA
- a CDS encoding sulfite exporter TauE/SafE family protein yields the protein MSAQLITFLLLGAAAGGFINGLSGTGTALFALGFYLVVLDPVTAVAIVALMSVVAGVQGVWVVREAILAQPRRLLRFVLPGLVGVPLGVWLLNGLDATALRLGVAGFLILYGGYFAIRRSLPAFSRRTPVLDGLIGGLAGILGGAAGMSGALPSMWMSLRPWTKFETRAVLQPFNMVMLITTVTLLYLRGAYEGAGMALLITIPTGLIAAQIGIAVFRRLSDTAFRWVLILLTLAMGIGVGMSELL from the coding sequence GTGAGTGCGCAACTCATCACTTTCCTGCTTCTGGGGGCTGCGGCAGGCGGCTTTATCAACGGGCTATCGGGCACAGGCACAGCCCTGTTCGCGCTGGGGTTCTACCTTGTGGTGCTGGACCCGGTCACCGCCGTGGCGATCGTGGCGCTGATGTCTGTGGTGGCGGGCGTGCAGGGCGTCTGGGTCGTGCGCGAGGCCATCCTTGCGCAACCGCGCCGCCTGTTGCGTTTCGTGCTGCCGGGGCTGGTGGGCGTGCCCTTGGGCGTCTGGCTGCTGAACGGGCTGGACGCCACGGCCCTGCGCCTTGGGGTGGCGGGCTTCCTGATCCTCTACGGCGGCTATTTCGCCATCCGTCGGTCCTTGCCCGCGTTCTCGCGCCGGACACCCGTGCTCGATGGTCTGATCGGCGGCTTGGCCGGCATCCTTGGCGGGGCGGCGGGCATGTCGGGGGCGTTGCCGTCGATGTGGATGTCCCTGCGCCCTTGGACCAAGTTTGAGACCCGCGCCGTTTTGCAGCCATTCAACATGGTGATGCTGATCACCACCGTGACCCTTTTGTACCTGCGCGGCGCTTACGAGGGCGCAGGAATGGCGCTTCTGATCACCATCCCCACGGGCCTGATCGCGGCGCAAATCGGCATCGCCGTGTTCCGGCGCTTGTCCGATACGGCGTTCCGTTGGGTGCTGATCCTGCTGACCCTCGCCATGGGGATCGGCGTGGGCATGAGCGAGCTTCTCTAG
- a CDS encoding LysR family transcriptional regulator, which yields MTIRLLRTLVAVADAKTFSAAAETVHVTHAAVSQQMRTLEADLGVALFDRSTRTPELTPIAHQIVAKARVLLSDYDSLVSSVLDEDGLSGDVRLGALGTTLTGLTPRAMAVLKDRFPGIGLHIRPGLTGDLLAEVERGALDAAIVTKPMLLPLRVQFRPLAHEPLQLIAPADEPSDDPIALLQNRPFIRFNRSAVLGVLIENWILSKRLRVSEAMELNSAESISSMVQAGLGVSIVPDLAVRPADGVTVKRLSLGADAPSRTLGLVYSKDQFKTRVIEEVFQSLLSVIPPEQRAAQP from the coding sequence GTGACCATCCGCCTCCTCAGAACCCTTGTAGCCGTGGCCGACGCCAAGACCTTTTCGGCCGCCGCCGAGACGGTCCACGTCACCCATGCCGCCGTCAGCCAGCAAATGCGCACGCTCGAGGCTGACTTGGGCGTCGCTCTGTTTGACCGCAGCACCCGCACGCCCGAGCTGACGCCCATCGCTCACCAAATTGTTGCCAAGGCGCGGGTGCTCTTGTCCGATTACGATAGCCTCGTCTCCTCGGTTCTGGATGAGGATGGCCTGAGCGGCGATGTCCGCCTGGGGGCGCTCGGCACCACGTTGACCGGGCTGACGCCGCGCGCGATGGCCGTCTTGAAGGACCGGTTCCCCGGCATCGGTTTGCACATTCGCCCCGGCCTGACTGGCGATCTTCTGGCCGAGGTTGAACGCGGCGCATTGGACGCCGCAATTGTCACCAAGCCGATGTTACTGCCCCTGCGGGTGCAGTTTCGCCCCTTGGCGCACGAGCCCTTACAGCTGATCGCCCCCGCAGATGAGCCAAGCGATGATCCCATCGCGTTGCTGCAAAACCGCCCCTTCATCCGTTTCAACCGCAGCGCCGTGCTGGGCGTGTTGATCGAGAACTGGATACTCTCCAAACGCCTGCGCGTGTCCGAGGCGATGGAGCTCAACAGCGCCGAGTCGATTTCCTCCATGGTGCAGGCGGGGCTTGGGGTGTCGATTGTCCCCGATCTGGCCGTGCGCCCCGCCGATGGCGTCACCGTGAAACGCCTGTCCCTTGGGGCAGATGCGCCCTCGCGGACCCTTGGGCTTGTGTACTCCAAAGACCAGTTCAAAACCCGCGTGATCGAAGAGGTTTTTCAATCCTTGCTGAGCGTCATTCCCCCTGAACAACGGGCCGCGCAACCGTGA
- the pcaQ gene encoding pca operon transcription factor PcaQ, producing MDRRIKFRHLEAFSAIARARSFKHAAEQLNLTQPAISKTMKELEDILGVVVMVRSRSGVSLTPEGEVFLQFAEQSTAALRQGLRSLSPGAKAAGQLKVGALPSVASALMPRAAVSFAEANPDTHLEVHEGLHRDLTARLRSGGLDLVVGRLGTPDAMVGLGFQQLYTEEVVIVANPQSPAIHLRDFAELDRFRVLYPPKDSAIRPLVARMLIARSVPLFPHRIETAAPAFGHTATLADPNTIWVISRGVVAEAIAQGRLVPLTIDMSATQGAVGIMSRAEDVPSVAQRAFVKELRHLCEGPR from the coding sequence ATGGACCGCCGGATCAAGTTTCGCCACCTCGAAGCGTTTAGCGCCATCGCCCGCGCCCGCAGTTTCAAGCACGCGGCGGAACAGTTGAACCTGACCCAACCCGCGATTTCCAAGACGATGAAAGAGCTTGAAGACATTCTTGGTGTTGTCGTCATGGTGCGCAGCCGGTCCGGCGTCTCCCTTACGCCCGAGGGGGAGGTGTTCCTTCAGTTTGCCGAACAAAGCACCGCCGCCCTGCGCCAAGGTTTGCGCAGCCTTTCCCCCGGTGCCAAGGCCGCGGGCCAGTTGAAGGTCGGCGCACTTCCCAGCGTTGCTTCTGCCCTGATGCCTCGGGCCGCTGTCTCCTTTGCCGAGGCCAACCCCGATACTCATCTGGAGGTTCACGAAGGGCTGCACCGGGATCTGACAGCACGGCTCCGCAGTGGCGGCCTTGATCTGGTCGTGGGCCGCTTGGGCACCCCCGATGCGATGGTGGGCTTGGGGTTTCAGCAGCTTTATACGGAAGAGGTGGTGATCGTCGCCAACCCCCAAAGCCCCGCCATCCACCTCCGCGATTTTGCCGAGTTGGATCGGTTCCGCGTGCTCTACCCGCCCAAGGATTCCGCCATTCGCCCCCTTGTGGCACGGATGCTTATCGCCCGCAGCGTGCCCCTGTTCCCGCACCGGATTGAAACCGCCGCCCCTGCCTTTGGCCACACGGCGACCTTGGCGGACCCAAACACAATCTGGGTTATCAGCCGGGGCGTTGTGGCCGAGGCGATTGCCCAGGGCCGCCTTGTGCCCTTGACGATCGATATGAGCGCGACACAGGGCGCGGTTGGTATCATGAGCCGGGCAGAGGATGTCCCCTCGGTCGCGCAGCGTGCCTTTGTCAAAGAACTGCGCCACCTCTGTGAAGGCCCAAGATAG
- the pobA gene encoding 4-hydroxybenzoate 3-monooxygenase: protein MKTQVAIIGGGPSGLLLSQLLHTRGIDSVVLERKTKDYVLGRIRAGVLEQGLVSLLEEAGCAERLHAEGYSHDGTIVSYGDEQFRIDFRKHTGTPVVVYGQTEVTQDLYEAREKAGGKIEFNVENVVIQGADTDTPQVHYTVDGDTRVIECDFVAGCDGFHGVSRETIPLDVRREYEKVYPFGWLGILSETPPVNHELIYANSPRGFALCSMRNENLSRYYIQCSLSDRPEDWTDEAFWTELKRRIPAEEAAKLVTGPSIEKSIAPLRSFVTEPMRWGRLFLCGDAAHIVPPTGAKGLNTAASDVHYLYNGLRDFYENASTAGIDSYSEKALARVWKAERFSWWFSSLMHTYPDQSPFDLKMQLAEIEFLRSNEAAQKSMAENYVGLPY from the coding sequence ATGAAAACCCAAGTGGCAATTATTGGCGGCGGCCCATCGGGGCTGCTTCTGTCGCAACTGCTGCATACGCGCGGCATTGATAGCGTCGTGCTGGAGCGCAAGACCAAAGATTATGTGCTCGGGCGCATTCGCGCGGGCGTGCTGGAACAAGGGCTGGTCAGCTTGCTGGAAGAGGCAGGCTGCGCCGAGCGGTTGCACGCCGAAGGTTATTCCCACGACGGCACAATTGTTTCCTACGGCGATGAACAGTTCCGCATAGATTTCCGCAAACACACGGGCACGCCTGTGGTGGTTTACGGCCAGACCGAGGTGACGCAAGACCTCTATGAAGCGCGCGAAAAGGCGGGGGGGAAGATCGAATTCAACGTCGAAAATGTGGTGATCCAAGGGGCCGATACCGACACGCCGCAGGTTCACTATACCGTTGATGGCGACACCCGCGTGATTGAATGCGATTTCGTCGCCGGGTGCGACGGGTTCCATGGGGTCAGCCGCGAGACAATCCCGCTGGATGTGCGTCGTGAATATGAGAAGGTCTACCCCTTCGGCTGGCTTGGCATCCTGTCTGAAACGCCGCCGGTGAACCACGAATTGATCTACGCCAATTCGCCCCGCGGCTTCGCGCTGTGTTCGATGCGCAATGAAAACCTTAGCCGCTATTACATCCAATGCTCCTTGTCTGACCGGCCCGAGGATTGGACGGATGAGGCGTTCTGGACCGAGTTGAAGCGTCGCATTCCTGCGGAAGAGGCCGCGAAGCTGGTCACCGGCCCGAGCATCGAGAAATCGATCGCGCCGCTGCGGTCTTTCGTGACGGAACCCATGCGCTGGGGCCGCCTGTTCCTATGCGGGGACGCGGCCCACATCGTGCCGCCCACCGGCGCAAAGGGGCTGAACACCGCCGCATCGGACGTGCATTACCTCTACAACGGTTTGCGGGATTTCTACGAGAACGCCAGCACGGCAGGGATTGACAGCTACTCGGAAAAGGCGCTGGCGCGGGTCTGGAAGGCGGAACGGTTCAGCTGGTGGTTCTCGTCCTTGATGCACACCTACCCAGACCAGTCGCCCTTTGATCTGAAGATGCAATTGGCCGAGATTGAGTTTCTGCGTTCCAATGAAGCGGCACAGAAATCCATGGCCGAAAACTATGTTGGCCTGCCCTATTGA
- the pcaC gene encoding 4-carboxymuconolactone decarboxylase: MTDRQTQGMATRRKVLGDAHVDRAEANKSAFDAPFQQMITEGAWGTVWADGTISHRERSMLTLSLLAAMGNFEEIPMHIRATANTGASPQDVLQAFMHVAVYAGVPKANHAIKLAKQTYAEMGVDL, from the coding sequence ATGACTGATCGCCAAACCCAAGGCATGGCCACGCGCCGCAAGGTTCTGGGCGATGCCCATGTGGACCGGGCCGAGGCCAACAAAAGCGCCTTTGATGCGCCGTTCCAGCAGATGATTACCGAAGGCGCTTGGGGGACGGTTTGGGCCGATGGCACGATCTCGCACCGCGAACGCTCCATGCTGACGCTGTCGCTTCTGGCCGCGATGGGCAACTTCGAGGAGATCCCCATGCATATCCGCGCCACGGCCAACACCGGTGCCAGCCCGCAGGACGTTTTGCAGGCTTTCATGCATGTTGCCGTTTACGCGGGCGTGCCAAAGGCCAATCATGCGATCAAACTGGCGAAGCAAACCTACGCCGAGATGGGAGTAGACCTATGA
- the pcaH gene encoding protocatechuate 3,4-dioxygenase subunit beta, whose protein sequence is MSTHNTPPKAGGFIPRDRNWQPDALTPPYKTSVKRSPQAALLSFPTTLSEETSPMFGHHMLGELDNDLILNYARPGESAIGPRIIVHGRVMDEMGRGVPGALVEFWQANAGGRYRHKKESYLAALDPNFGGCGRTITGEDGSYEFRTIMPGPYPWPNGMNDWRPAHIHFSLFGHGFAQRLITQMYFEGDPHIPLCPIVGILKSQEAVDALTAPLDMNRTVPMDSRAFRFDMVLRGQRQTYFENRKEGL, encoded by the coding sequence ATGAGCACCCACAACACGCCCCCCAAGGCCGGTGGCTTTATCCCTCGGGATCGCAACTGGCAGCCCGATGCCCTGACGCCGCCCTACAAGACCAGCGTGAAACGCAGCCCTCAGGCGGCGCTTTTGTCGTTTCCCACAACGCTGAGCGAAGAGACCTCTCCGATGTTCGGGCATCATATGTTGGGAGAGTTGGATAACGATCTGATCCTCAACTACGCGCGCCCCGGCGAAAGCGCGATTGGGCCGCGGATCATCGTCCACGGACGGGTGATGGACGAGATGGGGCGCGGCGTTCCCGGCGCCTTGGTTGAATTCTGGCAAGCCAATGCGGGCGGGCGGTATCGCCACAAGAAGGAAAGCTACCTTGCCGCGCTGGACCCCAACTTTGGCGGCTGTGGGCGCACGATCACGGGGGAGGACGGCTCTTACGAGTTCCGCACCATCATGCCCGGCCCCTATCCTTGGCCCAATGGCATGAACGACTGGCGGCCTGCGCATATTCACTTTTCCCTGTTCGGGCATGGCTTTGCCCAACGCTTGATTACGCAGATGTATTTTGAGGGCGACCCTCATATTCCGCTGTGCCCCATCGTGGGTATCCTTAAGTCGCAGGAAGCGGTGGACGCCCTGACCGCGCCGCTCGACATGAACCGGACGGTGCCGATGGATAGCCGCGCCTTCCGCTTTGACATGGTCCTGCGCGGGCAACGGCAAACCTATTTTGAGAACCGTAAGGAGGGGCTTTGA